A genomic window from Salvia hispanica cultivar TCC Black 2014 chromosome 5, UniMelb_Shisp_WGS_1.0, whole genome shotgun sequence includes:
- the LOC125187997 gene encoding epoxide hydrolase A-like: MDKIQHKLVQVNGLKIHEAEIGGESSPAVVFLHGFPEIWYSWRHQMIAVAEAGFRAIAPDYRGTGYRPPTRTRQCLHKDIVADLLSLLDALAIQKAFVISKDFGARVAYLFALIHPDRVCGVITMGIPYLPITPISFTEHLPEGFYIARWQKPGRAEADFGRFDNKTVVRNVYILFSRSEIPIAHENQEIMDIVDSSTPLPPWFSEEDLANYGSLYENSGFQTALKVPYRSMSETFDITNEKVEVPALFIMGEKDYVFKFPGMEDYIKSDQMKMFVPNVETVFVPEGSHFVQEQFPEQVNHFILNFLKKNI, encoded by the exons ATGGATAAAATCCAGCACAAGTTGGTACAAGTCAACGGTCTAAAGATCCACGAGGCGGAGATCGGCGGCGAGTCATCTCCGGCGGTGGTGTTCCTGCACGGTTTCCCGGAAATATGGTACTCGTGGCGGCACCAGATGATCGCGGTGGCGGAGGCCGGGTTCAGAGCCATTGCTCCGGATTACAGAGGTACGGGCTATCGACCCCCCACCCGAACCCGACAATGCCTCCACAAGGATATCGTGGCGGATCTTCTCTCGCTTCTTGACGCTCTCGCTATCCAAAAG GCCTTTGTGATAAGCAAGGATTTTGGAGCCAGAGTTGCTTACTTATTTGCACTCATTCACCCTGACAGAGTCTGTGGAGTCATTACCATGGGTATACCTTACCTGCCTATCACTCCCATCTCCTTTACTGAACATCTTCCCGAAGGTTTCTACATCGCGAGATGGCAG AAACCTGGGAGAGCCGAGGCTGATTTTGGCCGCTTTGATAACAAAACAGTGGTGCGCAATGTTTACATTCTCTTCTCGCGCAGTGAGATACCAATCGCGCATGAAAACCAGGAGATAATGGACATAGTCGATTCCTCCACTCCTTTACCACCTTGGTTCTCCGAAGAAGATCTTGCAAACTATGGCTCTCTCTATGAAAACTCTGGCTTCCAAACTGCTCTCAAAGTCCCATACAG GTCGATGTCTGAAACTTTCGATATCACAAATGAGAAAGTTGAGGTCCCGGCATTATTTATCATGGGTGAGAAGGATTATGTGTTCAAGTTCCCTGGCATGGAGGACTATATAAAGAGCGACCAAATGAAGATGTTTGTTCCGAATGTGGAGACGGTGTTTGTGCCAGAAGGGAGTCATTTTGTGCAAGAGCAGTTCCCTGAGCAAGTGAATCACTTTATCCTCAACTTTctcaagaaaaatatttga